The following proteins are encoded in a genomic region of Acidobacteriota bacterium:
- a CDS encoding transposase, which yields GAIPAELAPILERLSLDAAEWLASVQGYERRFRRVVGCAGRLAELARAAGLKWFQGVAACRRLFLPART from the coding sequence CGGGGGCGATCCCGGCGGAGCTGGCGCCGATCCTGGAGCGGCTGTCGCTGGACGCGGCGGAGTGGCTAGCGTCGGTGCAGGGCTACGAGCGCCGCTTCCGCCGGGTGGTGGGCTGCGCCGGCCGCCTTGCGGAGCTGGCCCGCGCCGCCGGCCTCAAGTGGTTCCAGGGCGTCGCCGCCTGCCGCCGGCTCTTCCTCCCCGCCCGGACGTAG